In the Marinitoga hydrogenitolerans DSM 16785 genome, TAGGATATTATAGGCCAGTTCAAAATTGGAATGATGGGAAACAACAAGAGTATATAGAGAGGATTCAATTTAGAATTAATAGTGAGGTGTTAAGGAGCTGATAATATGATATTAGCTGGAATAAGAACATTTAGTTTTGTTGATTATCCTAAACGTATATCTGCAGTAGTATATACTGGTGGTTGTAATTTCAGATGCCAATGGTGTCATAATTGGAAAATAGCATATTCAAATGATTATAATTCAATTTCTGAAGAAAAGATTATTGATAAATTATCTGCGTTAAGAAAAAGATTAAACGCTGTGTGTGTTACTGGTGGAGAACCAACAATACACAATGATTTGCCAGAATTTATTAGTAAAATAAAAGAGCTTGGCTATTTAATAAAATTAGATACTAATGGAACAAATCCTGAAATGGTAGAAGAATTAATAAGCAAAAAGCTAATTGATTATGTTGCTATGGATGTAAAAGCTAAACCAGAGAATTATTGTAAATTGATAAACGTTCCAAAAGATTATTGGAATACTATTTTTAAAACAATAAATATATTAAGAAACTCGAATATAGATTATGAATTTAGAATGACATATGTTCCAAATCTTTCAACAGAAGAAGATATAGAATTTTTTGAAGAGTTTTTAAAAGAAGATGAAAAAGGATATGCAACAATTGCAAATTCGACGGAGATTTTTGAAGTTGATAAAAAAGAAAATATTAAAGTTAATAAATTGATTTTGAGAAAATAGGCCGTAAGGCCTATTTTTATGGTAAAATATAGTAAATCATTTAATATGGAGGAATATTATGAAAGAGTATTTTTTTATTGTAAATCCTCATTCTTCAGGATCAAAGGCGAAAAGAATATGGCCTTTAATAAAAGATATTATTGAAAAAGAAAGATTTACTTTTGATTATAAATTTACCGAAGGTAGAATGCATGCATATAATTTAACAATAGAAGCTATAAAAAATGGATATAAAAATATTATTGGTGTCGGTGGGGATGGCACTATGAATGAAATAATTAATGGTATATTTAATCAAAATTATAAAAATTCTCGGGAAATTGTGGTTGGAATTATTCCAACAGGTACAGGAAATGATTGGGGGAAAACAATAGGAATTCCAAATGATTATATTCAAGCTATAAAAATAATAAAAGAAGGAAAGATTATTGTTCAGGATATAGGTAAAGTGGAATATTATAATAACAATGAAAGAGAAGAAAGATATTTTGCAAATATTGCAGGGATGTTTTTTGATGCTGAAGTTACTAAAAATACTAATATTTCAAAGGATAAAAATAAAAGTGGAGCTTTTTCTTATTTATTAAATCTTTTGACTACATTATATAAGTATAAGTCACAAAAAGCAAAAATTATTATTGATGATAAAGCAACAAATGTAAATGTTTTTTCTATGGCTGTTGGTATCTGTAAATATAGTGGTGGTGGCATGATGATGGTACCTTCTGCAATTCCAGATGATGGATATTTTGATATAACTTTGATAGAAAATATTCCAAAACTCCAAGTTATTAAGAACATAAAAAAGATATTTGACGGTTCATTTATCCAATTAAAATGGGTAAAACAATTTAAAGCTAAGAAAGTTGAAATAAAGTCTAAGGAAAAAATTTATTTAGAAGTTGATGGAGAGAGTTTAGGACATTCGCCATTTAAATTTATAATTTTAAAAAAAGTATTAAATGTTTTTGGAGGTGAATAAAATGGTTCCGACTTTTGTAAATGCATTGGCTGTAGTAATAGGGAGTTTGTTAGGTTTGTTTGCGAAAAAAGGTATTCCAGATAGGTTAAAGATAATTTTATTTTATGCT is a window encoding:
- a CDS encoding diacylglycerol/lipid kinase family protein — protein: MKEYFFIVNPHSSGSKAKRIWPLIKDIIEKERFTFDYKFTEGRMHAYNLTIEAIKNGYKNIIGVGGDGTMNEIINGIFNQNYKNSREIVVGIIPTGTGNDWGKTIGIPNDYIQAIKIIKEGKIIVQDIGKVEYYNNNEREERYFANIAGMFFDAEVTKNTNISKDKNKSGAFSYLLNLLTTLYKYKSQKAKIIIDDKATNVNVFSMAVGICKYSGGGMMMVPSAIPDDGYFDITLIENIPKLQVIKNIKKIFDGSFIQLKWVKQFKAKKVEIKSKEKIYLEVDGESLGHSPFKFIILKKVLNVFGGE
- a CDS encoding anaerobic ribonucleoside-triphosphate reductase activating protein, producing the protein MILAGIRTFSFVDYPKRISAVVYTGGCNFRCQWCHNWKIAYSNDYNSISEEKIIDKLSALRKRLNAVCVTGGEPTIHNDLPEFISKIKELGYLIKLDTNGTNPEMVEELISKKLIDYVAMDVKAKPENYCKLINVPKDYWNTIFKTINILRNSNIDYEFRMTYVPNLSTEEDIEFFEEFLKEDEKGYATIANSTEIFEVDKKENIKVNKLILRK